A window of the Cellvibrio sp. pealriver genome harbors these coding sequences:
- a CDS encoding undecaprenyl-phosphate glucose phosphotransferase: MSDLSVESVAVNPVSPVSNLSNEPPVVRFHHSKILALFRAIDSAIIVLMLWACLSLTGLHWNNVYTTFAIAAVIVFSFFAESNEVYYLWRGHSMRDLAVRLFLAWFATALFLVLALVAAYPFVNYGLLSMAAWLVTTPAVMVGMHIGRRLVLARLRAKPTEPRRVAIVGANDLGLRLINSMSDMPWLGYRVMGFYDDRVSNNDIGRRLVGNNIDVKGGLDQLYQDAHDGKLDLVFIALPMRAELRMRTVIDRLADTTVSPYVIPDVFNFDLLHSRMTCLQGIPALSIYDSPLVDNSWAKRLEDLVLGLGILSVLAIPMLIIAAGVKLTSPGPIFFKQTRYGMGGEKIKVWKFRSMTVCEDGANVAQAKRSDPRITPYGNFLRRTSLDELPQLFNVISGSMSLVGPRPHAVAHNEYYRGQIKGYMLRHKVKPGITGLAQVNGFRGETETLDKMSGRIAYDLEYIRNWSVILDIKILWKTIFKGFVNTNAY; encoded by the coding sequence ATGAGCGATTTATCGGTAGAAAGTGTTGCGGTCAATCCCGTGAGTCCGGTCAGCAACTTGTCAAATGAACCTCCTGTGGTTCGTTTCCATCACTCCAAAATACTGGCTCTTTTTCGCGCGATAGACAGTGCGATTATTGTGTTGATGTTATGGGCCTGTCTCTCATTGACCGGGTTGCACTGGAATAATGTTTACACCACATTTGCCATAGCGGCTGTCATTGTGTTCAGTTTTTTTGCCGAGAGTAATGAAGTTTATTATTTGTGGCGCGGCCATTCCATGCGCGATCTTGCGGTGCGTTTGTTTTTGGCATGGTTTGCTACTGCATTATTTCTGGTGCTGGCACTGGTCGCTGCTTATCCCTTTGTTAATTACGGTTTACTTTCCATGGCTGCCTGGTTGGTAACAACTCCCGCGGTAATGGTGGGGATGCATATTGGCCGACGCTTGGTGTTGGCTCGTTTGCGTGCAAAGCCGACAGAACCGCGCCGTGTTGCAATTGTGGGTGCAAATGATTTGGGCTTGCGTTTAATTAATTCGATGTCCGACATGCCGTGGTTAGGTTACCGGGTCATGGGATTTTATGATGATCGCGTATCAAACAATGACATTGGCCGCCGCCTTGTGGGCAACAATATCGATGTTAAAGGTGGATTGGACCAACTGTATCAGGATGCTCACGATGGCAAGTTGGATCTTGTTTTTATTGCGTTACCGATGCGCGCCGAATTGCGCATGCGCACCGTAATTGATCGCCTTGCTGATACCACAGTATCGCCTTACGTAATTCCCGATGTGTTCAATTTTGATTTGTTGCATTCGCGCATGACTTGCTTACAAGGTATTCCGGCGCTGAGCATTTATGATTCACCTCTGGTGGATAATAGCTGGGCTAAACGTCTGGAGGATTTGGTCTTGGGCTTGGGTATTTTATCGGTGTTGGCGATTCCCATGCTGATAATTGCTGCAGGTGTAAAACTGACATCGCCCGGGCCGATATTTTTCAAACAAACCCGTTACGGTATGGGTGGCGAAAAAATCAAAGTCTGGAAATTTCGCTCCATGACAGTGTGCGAGGATGGTGCAAATGTTGCGCAAGCAAAACGCTCTGACCCGCGTATTACTCCCTACGGAAATTTTTTACGCCGCACCTCGCTCGATGAACTGCCACAATTGTTTAATGTTATTTCCGGTAGCATGTCATTGGTAGGGCCTCGCCCTCACGCCGTTGCGCACAACGAATATTATCGCGGGCAAATTAAAGGTTACATGTTGCGTCATAAAGTAAAACCTGGCATTACCGGTTTGGCGCAAGTGAATGGCTTTCGCGGTGAAACTGAAACGCTCGATAAAATGTCTGGCCGTATTGCTTATGATTTGGAATACATCCGCAATTGGTCGGTTATTTTGGATATTAAAATTTTATGGAAAACCATTTTTAAAGGATTCGTAAATACCAATGCCTATTGA
- a CDS encoding M48 family metallopeptidase — protein MAHLKYLTGYPAETLTQVQQIIDGNRLQEILLKRYPQVHDIRTDNALYQYTQTIKSEYMGKTQPLSRVSYDSKIKVIQHALGQHHYISRVQGAKLKTINEIKIASVFRKAPEAFLKMIVVHELVLTSNEHIDATFKYQ, from the coding sequence ATGGCTCATCTGAAATATCTCACCGGCTACCCGGCCGAAACTCTCACACAAGTTCAGCAGATCATTGACGGGAATCGGTTGCAGGAAATCCTGCTGAAACGCTACCCACAGGTACACGATATCCGCACCGACAACGCGCTCTACCAGTACACCCAAACCATCAAAAGCGAGTATATGGGCAAAACCCAGCCACTCAGCCGGGTAAGCTATGACAGCAAGATCAAAGTCATCCAACACGCACTTGGCCAACATCACTACATCAGCCGGGTACAGGGCGCAAAGTTAAAAACCATCAATGAAATTAAAATTGCCAGCGTCTTCCGCAAAGCGCCGGAAGCTTTCTTGAAAATGATAGTGGTGCACGAACTTGTACTCACAAGTAATGAACACATTGACGCTACTTTCAAGTATCAATAG
- a CDS encoding site-specific integrase, with protein MKRQAKRILLPCLEVTEIAFPTDENAIPIYLREGNPNPDYYVRNKHENPTGERIDFKPRWMGSRFNLFPIVLDAHGVPWAEANIYLLSRAESTPNPVMSTLASIADSLASFRRFLDETGIDWTEFPSQKLKRPTYRYSSYLKLEIASDHLKDSTAKRHMSTVISFYSWLIQENTLKPAHSPWKKDDRFIQLTDRRGLKFSKQISTTDLSIKTAKPNDPYSDQIEDGGKLRPLNTADQEHLIEALIELGNTEMLLIHLVGLLTGARIQTVLTMRLKHVSAKLKNATSDEIRVPAGPGTGIDTKYGKKLVLHFPKWLYEKLHIYANSNRSKLRRLRAGNGDNADQYLFLSIRGVPLYTSKQDSLMFDSSNNKRHIKNGQAVRQFIKDYVIPLIRLKKKDDNFQYQFHDTRASYGMNLTDHQLKRVSLGEITLHQAREFVKARMGHESSATTDKYLQYRSNLHMASAINATYQNHIQNLIAKYTIGKNEN; from the coding sequence ATGAAGCGACAAGCAAAACGAATTTTATTGCCATGCTTGGAGGTCACTGAAATTGCATTCCCTACAGATGAAAATGCCATTCCAATTTACCTCAGAGAAGGCAACCCCAATCCGGATTATTACGTTCGAAATAAACATGAAAACCCAACTGGAGAGCGCATTGATTTTAAACCCAGATGGATGGGATCTAGATTTAATCTATTTCCTATAGTCCTCGACGCGCATGGGGTTCCGTGGGCGGAGGCAAATATCTATCTGCTGTCCCGGGCTGAATCAACTCCCAATCCCGTCATGTCCACGCTAGCCAGCATCGCCGACTCTCTCGCTTCATTCCGAAGGTTTCTCGATGAAACTGGAATTGACTGGACGGAATTCCCATCCCAAAAACTCAAAAGACCAACATATCGCTACAGCTCCTATTTGAAACTTGAAATTGCGAGCGATCACCTAAAGGATTCAACTGCAAAACGTCACATGAGTACGGTGATATCTTTTTACTCTTGGTTAATTCAAGAAAATACATTAAAACCCGCTCACTCACCATGGAAAAAAGATGACCGTTTTATTCAGCTAACGGATAGGCGAGGCCTAAAGTTTTCAAAGCAGATAAGCACTACAGATTTATCAATAAAAACGGCAAAGCCAAATGATCCATATAGCGATCAAATCGAAGACGGAGGAAAACTACGCCCACTAAATACAGCAGACCAAGAACATCTTATTGAAGCCCTGATTGAGCTAGGCAATACCGAAATGCTCTTAATCCACTTGGTTGGGCTTTTAACAGGAGCTCGAATTCAAACAGTATTAACAATGAGACTGAAGCATGTTTCAGCAAAATTGAAAAATGCTACTTCAGATGAAATAAGAGTCCCCGCTGGACCTGGAACAGGAATTGACACAAAGTATGGAAAAAAACTTGTTCTTCACTTCCCCAAATGGCTCTATGAAAAGCTACACATTTACGCAAACAGTAATCGCTCGAAGCTACGAAGATTACGCGCAGGAAACGGAGATAACGCAGATCAATATTTGTTTCTAAGTATTAGAGGGGTTCCGCTATACACAAGCAAACAAGACAGTTTGATGTTTGATAGTTCAAATAACAAACGTCACATAAAAAATGGACAAGCAGTAAGGCAATTTATTAAAGATTATGTGATCCCATTAATTCGCTTAAAGAAAAAGGATGATAATTTTCAATATCAATTTCATGACACAAGAGCATCATATGGAATGAATTTAACAGATCATCAACTAAAAAGAGTTAGTCTTGGTGAAATTACGCTACATCAGGCAAGAGAATTCGTAAAAGCTCGCATGGGGCATGAATCATCGGCCACAACAGATAAATACCTGCAATACCGATCAAACCTCCACATGGCATCTGCTATAAATGCCACATATCAAAACCACATCCAAAACCTTATTGCTAAATACACGATTGGAAAAAATGAAAATTGA